The DNA window GAGCCCCCGGTAGGTGATGTCCGTGTTCGTCATCACCTGGAGCGAGCGCACGCCCAGGTCATTGAGAATCTGGCAGCCCATGCCCAGGTCGCGGGACTCGCGCGGGCCGGCGCCCAGGGAAGCGCTGCCGTCCGTGTTGCGCTTGTGCTGGATGCCGAAGTCGTCCCCGTGCATGCCGGGCAGGTACACCAGCACGCCATGGCCCTCGCGGGCGATGCGGGCCAGGGCCTGGTCCAGGAGCACGTTGCAGTTGCACGTGGGCGAGCCGAACACATCGCCCAGGGTACAGGCCGCGTGCAGGCGCACCAGCGTGCTGGGGCGGGCGGCGGGGTCGCCCTTCACCAGCACGAGCGACTTGGCGCCATCCGGCGTCCACGAGTACGTGAGCGCGGTGAACTCGCCATAGCGGGTGGTGACGGTGTGCTGGCCCGGCTCGCGGCGCACCAGCCGGTCCTTGCGGCGGCGGTACTCGATGAGGTCCGCGATGGTGATGACCGACAGCTTGTGCTCCCGGGCGAACACCTGGAGGTCGGGCATGCGCATCATCGTGCCGTCGTCCTTCACCAGCTCGCACAGGATGCCAGAGGGGCCCAGGCCCGCGAGGCGGGACAGGTCCACGGTGGCCTCGGTGTGGCCCGCACGGCGCAGCACGCCGCCCTCGCGGTAGCGCAGCGGGAAGATGTGGCCGGGGCGCAGGAAGTCGCCCGCCTGGCTGTCCGGGTTCGCCAGGGCCTGGATGGTCTTCGCGCGGTCCGCCGCGGACACGCCCGTGGTCGTCCCGTGTTTGTAGTCGACGGAGACGGTGAAGGCGGTGCGGTGGGACTCGTTGTTGTCCGCGACCATCTGCGGCAGCCGCAGGGCGTCCAGCCGGTCCGCCAGCATGGGCATGCAGACGATGCCGCTGGTGTGGCGCACCATGAAGGCCAGGTGCTCCGGCGTCACCTTCTCCGCCGCCATGATGAGGTCGCCCTCGTTCTCCCGGTCCTCGTCGTCCGCGACGATGACGAACTTGCCGTCACGGATGTCGCGAATGGCGTCCTCGATGGAGGACAGCTGGGTGTCGTGGCGTGGGGTGGCTTCTGTCCGCTCGCGGGTCTGCATGTGCTGGCGCATGTAGCGTCTGCGTTTCGGGCTGGCAAGCCAACCCGCGACCAGCCGTGCGCCCGAGTGATGGGGCGAATGAGCCCATCGCGAGGGCTGCCCTGCTCCCTCGTTGCGATGGTGTTGAAATTCCCGGAAGGCCGGTGGGGGGAGGGGGGGCGGAGGTGGGTGACTCGACGCGTGAGACGGGGTGCTGTAGGGTGCTCGGCTCCGAAATGAGCGCCGATACCCAGGACTTGAGGAATCAGCTCGACCGGCTCCAGGAGAGCCTGTCTGTCCGCCAGAGCACCACGCACTTCGCGCACACGGGGGTGGCCACCATGGTCGCCCTCATGTTCGCGGGAGCCTCCGGCAAGCTGTTCTATGACTCCCTGCGCACGCCGCTGCTGGCGTGGGGCGTGGCCCTGCTGTCGGTGGGGCTGCTGGGGTACGCGGTGCGCCGCTACTTCCTGGGCCGGCGCGTGCTGGCGGAGGAGCTGAAGGGCTACCAGGCGATGATGGCGCTGCGCAGCCAGCTTCGGCTCGACGAACCCGCCGCGCTGTCGCCCCAGTGAGCGCCGCGCGAACGGCCGCCCGGAAGGGGCGGTTCATCGTCCTGGAGGGGCTCGACGGCGCCGGCACCACCACGCAGGTGGAGCGGCTGGCCTCGGCGCTTCGCGCGGAAGGGCACGCGGTGGTCACCACGCGCGAGCCCTCCGACGGGCCCGTGGGAACGATGATTCGGCAGGCCCTCACGGGCCGGTTGGGGCTGCCCCACGGGGCGGGCCCGCTGACGTCCGAGACGCTGGCGCTCTTGTTCGCCGCGGACCGCACGGACCACCTCGCGGCGCGGGTGTTGCCCGCATTGGCGGAGGGGAAGCTGGTCCTCTGCGACCGGTATGTCCTGTCGTCGCTGGCCTACCAGGGGGCCTCGCTGCCCATGGCCTGGGTGGAGGCCATCAACAGCCACGCGGTGTCCCCGGACCTGACGTTGTTCGTCGGGGTGGCACCCGAGGTCGCGGCGAAGCGGCGCGCGGTGCGGGGTGGCGCGGAGGAGCTGTTCGAGGCGGATGAGGCGCAGCGGCGGATCGCGAAGCAGTACCTGGCCGCCATCCGCCGTCGAGCGAAGAAGGAGCGCATCGTCCACATCGATGGCGAGCAGGGCATCGAGGCGGTGACGGCGGCCTCCCTCGTGGAGATTCGCAAGCTCCTGGGCCGCAAGCGCTGACGGAGACGTCAGCGCCGCAGGTCGAAGCGCAGGTCGGCCTCGGCATCCGTGCCGGGGCAACGTCCCCGGGTCACCCCCGTGCTGCGCAGCTCGAGACGTCCCCTCAGTCGCGTGGCCGTATTCTCCTCGAACACCAGGGTGCCCGAGAGCTCCTGGGTCCTGTTCCCTTGTTGGGGCGGCGCGAGGCACCCACCCGTCGAGAAGTAGGCCTCCTTGATTTCTGGGGAGTGGCCCTCGCGAGGGACGATGGTGACTTCTCCAACGGGCGGGAGGGTGGCGCCGAGCTTGACGGTGAAGCTCTTGGGGCCGGTGCCGAGGACCGCGTCGTCGAACGCCATGTTCGCGCAGGCCGTCGCCTCATCGTCGGCAACGGTGGGATCCGGGTCGCTCCATTTGCACAGGTTCAACCGTCGGGGCGCTCCGTCCTTGAGCTCGAAGCTGGGGTTCAGGTCAAAGAGCCGCACCTTGCTGGGCTCGTTCGTCCGGAGGTAGCCCGTGGCATCTTCATCCCCGGGCTTGGGGTTGTCGCCATCGGCGTTGTTGCCACAGGCGGCGAGCGACAGGGCCAGCACCCAGGGGAGGGGCGCCAACGTCCGAAGGGAAACACGGAGTGTCTGGAGCATGATGCCCGAAGTATGCAAGCGAAGGACCGCGCTTGTCTGCACTGTGACGAGCGCCGTGTGCCCTGGCGCCCGCCTCGGATTTTCGAAATGAAATCCTGATGCAGCAAGGTCAACGGGTGATGTCGAAGCTCAGGTTCGCCTCGGTCTTGTCGCCGAAGCAACCGCCCACGGTCTTCCCGACGCTCGTCGCCACCACGTAGCCGCGCAACCGCGTGTCACTGTTCTCTTCCAACACGAGTCGGCCAGACACCTCCTGCCGGGTGTCTGTCGGCCCAGCGAAGGCGCAGAAGACGCCCGCGACGACGCTCGTGACTTCAGGCGCATGTCCCTTCCCTGGGGTGAACGCGACGGTGCGCCCCTCGGCGGAGAAGTGGCTTTGCCCGGCGAGCATGAGCTTCCTGGGGCCCGTACCGAGCACCTCCTTGTCGAGTTCCAGGGTGATGCACGCGGTGGAGTCGCCATCAAGCCCCACGCTCCCATCCGGGGAATACATCGCGCACACGCTGAGATAGGGAGGCGCTCCTTCTGGCCTGCGCAGAAAGGCTCCCGGATACAGGTCGAAGGAGACGGTTCTGAGAGCCGAAGGGGAACCCGCGCGAAAGGTCACCCAGGCCGACTCGGGTGGCACCCGCTCTGGACTCAGCTCATCGCCGCAGGCAGTGAGCGCCAGCGCCAGCGTGAGGGGAAGGGCGGGCAGTGTTCGGTGGAGCAGGGTGGACGTCCTGGACGTGGTGGGGGAACAAGGGCTCGTCGTCATGGGGCCTCTGGTAGCGGCAACGCGGCAGGTCGAAGCACATATCGGCCCGCGGTGCGCTGGGGCTTCCCAAGCAATCGGGATGCCGCTACGGGAAGCGGACACCGGGCCTCAGAGGCATGACGCGCGCGGCGCAAGTCCACCCCCATGCTGTAGAGTCCCCGACTCCATGGAGCGCACGGGTGCGGCGGCAATCATCATCGGCAACGAGGTCCTGACCGCGAAGGTCCAGGACCAGAACGGTCCACACCTCATCCGGCGCCTGCGCGAGGTGGGCATTCCCCTCCGCTCGGTGGAGACCATCCTGGATGACGTGGACGCCATCGTGGACGCGATGAGCCGGGCCCGTCAGAAGGCCCGCTACGTCTTCACCAGCGGCGGCATTGGCCCCACCCACGACGACGTCACGGTGCGCGCGGTGGCGCTGGCCCTGGGCAAGCCCGTGGTGCGGCTGCCGGAGATGGTGTCCCTCATCGAGGCCCGGGCCCCGGGGGGCAAGGTGACGGCGGAAGGCATGCGCCTGGCGGATGCTCCCGAGGGCGCGGTGCTGCTGCCTCAAGCGGG is part of the Myxococcus landrumus genome and encodes:
- the ribB gene encoding 3,4-dihydroxy-2-butanone-4-phosphate synthase, with translation MQTRERTEATPRHDTQLSSIEDAIRDIRDGKFVIVADDEDRENEGDLIMAAEKVTPEHLAFMVRHTSGIVCMPMLADRLDALRLPQMVADNNESHRTAFTVSVDYKHGTTTGVSAADRAKTIQALANPDSQAGDFLRPGHIFPLRYREGGVLRRAGHTEATVDLSRLAGLGPSGILCELVKDDGTMMRMPDLQVFAREHKLSVITIADLIEYRRRKDRLVRREPGQHTVTTRYGEFTALTYSWTPDGAKSLVLVKGDPAARPSTLVRLHAACTLGDVFGSPTCNCNVLLDQALARIAREGHGVLVYLPGMHGDDFGIQHKRNTDGSASLGAGPRESRDLGMGCQILNDLGVRSLQVMTNTDITYRGLAGFGLTIDKRIPLVAD
- the tmk gene encoding dTMP kinase; the protein is MSAARTAARKGRFIVLEGLDGAGTTTQVERLASALRAEGHAVVTTREPSDGPVGTMIRQALTGRLGLPHGAGPLTSETLALLFAADRTDHLAARVLPALAEGKLVLCDRYVLSSLAYQGASLPMAWVEAINSHAVSPDLTLFVGVAPEVAAKRRAVRGGAEELFEADEAQRRIAKQYLAAIRRRAKKERIVHIDGEQGIEAVTAASLVEIRKLLGRKR
- a CDS encoding competence/damage-inducible protein A, giving the protein MERTGAAAIIIGNEVLTAKVQDQNGPHLIRRLREVGIPLRSVETILDDVDAIVDAMSRARQKARYVFTSGGIGPTHDDVTVRAVALALGKPVVRLPEMVSLIEARAPGGKVTAEGMRLADAPEGAVLLPQAGTWFPVLTVGDVFLLPGVPQLFRMQLETVLARLRGTPVVLNSLFLSLGESEIAAVLDAVALSMPHVAIGSYPEFDPAKDYRVKITVECDERGPVEEAVARIIGGLPEGAVLRRE